One window from the genome of Cricetulus griseus strain 17A/GY chromosome 2, alternate assembly CriGri-PICRH-1.0, whole genome shotgun sequence encodes:
- the Rbm12b gene encoding RNA-binding protein 12B isoform X2 encodes MLSCFYRIIRSPRNKRKRSLLLWFELSMAVVIRLLGLPFIAGPVDIRHFFKGLTIPDGGVHIIGGKVGEAFIIFATDEDARRAISRSGGFIKDSSVELFLSSKAEMQKTIEMKRTARGGRGRLGSGASGASSLYHFIDAMKEEESYSGYGSSINQDAGFHTNGTGLDIRPRKTRPLKAENPYLFLRGLPYLVNEDDVRVFFSGLCVDGVIFLKHHDGRNNGDAVVKFASCIDASGGLKCHRSFMGSRFIEVMQGSEQQWIEFGGNAAKGGDVPCMRAEEHSPSRGMNDRYFRKRTHSKSPRRTRSRSPLGFYLHLKNLSLSIDKRDLRNFFKDTDLTNEQIKFLYKDERRTRYAFVMFKNLKDYNTALGLHKTVLQYRPVFIDPISRKQMVKFIECYEKKRPGSVEKGRPGRVSQKFFEEGYSGQKLYIYIRNFPFDVTKVEVQKFFVDFSLVENDIYLLYDDKGVGLGEALVRFKSEEQAMKAERLNRRRFLGTEVLLRLISEVQMQEFGVNFSFMCNEKTQACSQSHNRDDHSRLFDLKDSPLCSLGRSESVGYQPEDLRHPHRYFQQSDKRPLEDFRHSPEDFRHSPEDYRHPQEEHIRCSREEAWRRPLEDWRWSPEDDFRHSHEKDFRQLPEDDFTFSWEDFRRPPQEHFRRPSQEHFRRPPQEHFRLSREEYFRHMVDEDYRHPSDEDFRTQEEDLRCPTDEDFRQVSGEDLREVSEDSLRVPDSFRSPGEEFWTSPDFRDHHPFMNFGHLEGGKFDFGKHNIGCVPEGRFMPDLKLNCSSGRITPVKIMNLPFKANANEILDFFHGYKVIPDSVSIQYNEQGLPIGEAIIAMINYNEAIAAIKELNGRPVGPRKVKLILL; translated from the exons ATg TTAAGTTGCTTTTACAGAATTATCAGGTCtccaagaaataaaaggaaaag GTCATTATTGCTGTGGTTTGAGCTCAGCATGGCTGTAGTCATCCGTTTACTGGGGCTTCCTTTTATTGCGGGGCCTGTGGATATCCGTCACTTCTTCAAGGGATTGACTATTCCTGATGGAGGAGTGCATATAATTGGAGGGAAAGTTGGGgaggcttttattatttttgcaacaGATGAAGATGCGAGACGTGCCATAAGTCGTTCAGGAGGGTTTATCAAGGATTCATCTGTAGAGCTTTTTCTTAGTAGCAAGGCAGAAATGCAGAAGACCATAGAAATGAAAAGAACTGCTCGTGGAGGAAGAGGGCGACTGGGATCAGGGGCATCAGGGGCTAGCAGCCTGTACCATTTTATTGATGCTATGAAGGAAGAGGAGAGTTATTCTGGATATGGCTCTTCAATTAATCAAGATGCTGGGTTTCATACTAATGGTACAGGACTTGATATAAGGCCAAGAAAGACCAGGCCATTGAAGGCTGAGAACCCTTACTTGTTTCTACGAGGTTTGCCTTACTTAGTAAATGAAGATGATGTACgtgtctttttttctggtttgtgtGTGGATGGAGTAATTTTCTTAAAACATCATGATGGCCGAAATAATGGTGATGCTGTAGTAAAATTTGCATCATGTATTGATGCTTCAGGAGGTCTTAAATGCCATAGAAGTTTCATGGGTTCAAGATTTATAGAAGTAATGCAGGGCTCAGAACAACAGTGGATTGAATTTGGTGGTAATGCAGCTAAGGGTGGTGATGTTCCTTGTATGAGAGCTGAAGAACATTCTCCGTCAAGAGGCATGAATGATAGATATTTTCGAAAACGGACTCATTCAAAATCTCCTAGAAGAACACGTTCTCGCTCTCCTCTTGGATTTTATCTTCACTTAAAAAATCTGTCCTTAAGCATTGACAAAAGAGATTTaagaaatttctttaaagataCTGATTTGACTAATGAACAGATTAAGTTTTTATATAAAGATGAAAGAAGAACACGGTATGCCTTTGTGATGTTCAAGAATCTGAAAGACTATAATACTGCCCTGGGTTTGCATAAGACTGTTTTACAATATCGTCCAGTTTTTATTGATCCAATTTCTAGAAAGCAAATGGTGAAATTCATTGAATGTTATGAAAAGAAGAGACCAGGGTCGGTAGAGAAAGGAAGGCCTGGACGTGTTTCACAAAAGTTCTTTGAAGAAGGCTACTCTGGTCAGAAGCTGTACATATATATAAGAAACTTTCCATTTGATGTTACAAAAGTTGAAGTGCAGAAGTTCTTTGTAGACTTTTCCCTTGTTGAGAATGacatttatttgctttatgaTGACAAGGGAGTTGGTTTGGGAGAAGCACTGGTGAGATTTAAATCAGAAGAACAGGCCATGAAAGCTGAACGTTTAAACCGCAGAAGATTCTTAGGGACAGAGGTGTTGTTAAGACTTATATCTGAGGTACAAATGCAGGAGTTTGGCGtaaatttttcctttatgtgCAATGAGAAAACACAAGCCTGTTCCCAGTCACACAATAGAGATGACCATTCCCGTCTGTTTGACCTAAAAGACTCACCATTATGTTCACTGGGCCGGTCTGAAAGCGTTGGTTACCAGCCAGAAGACTTAAGGCATCCCCACAGGTATTTCCAACAGTCTGACAAGCGCCCTCTAGAAGACTTCCGACACTCTCCTGAGGACTTCCGACACTCCCCAGAAGACTACAGACACCCCCAGGAGGAACACATCAGGTGCTCAAGGGAGGAAGCCTGGAGACGGCCTCTAGAGGATTGGAGATGGTCACCAGAAGATGACTTCAGGCACTCTCATGAGAAAGATTTTAGGCAGCTGCCAGAGGATGATTTCACATTCTCTTGGGAGGACTTCAGACGGCCACCTCAGGAGCACTTCAGGAGACCATCCCAGGAGCACTTTAGAAGGCCACCCCAAGAACATTTCCGGCTTTCCAGAGAGGAGTATTTCAGGCATATGGTAGATGAAGACTATAGGCACCCTTCTGATGAGGACTTCAGGACCCAAGAAGAAGATCTGAGATGTCCCACTGATGAGGACTTCAGGCAGGTCTCTGGGGAGGACCTCAGGGAAGTATCAGAGGACAGCCTTAGAGTTCCTGATAGTTTTAGATCTCCTGGTGAGGAATTTTGGACCTCACCTGATTTCAGAGATCACCATCCTTTTATGAACTTTGGTCACTTAGAAGGTGGCAAGTTTGATTTTGGAAAGCATAATATAGGATGTGTTCCTGAGGGAAGATTTATGCCTGATCTAAAATTAAATTGTAGTTCAGGTAGAATAACTCCTGTTAAGATCATGAATCTTCCATTTAAAGCTAATGCTAATGAAATTTTAGACTTTTTCCATGGTTATAAAGTCATACCTGACTCAGTTTCAATACAGTATAATGAGCAAGGGTTACCTATAGGAGAAGCcattattgctatgataaattaTAATGAAGCTATAGCTGCTATTAAAGAACTAAATGGTAGACCAGTTGGTCCCCGCAAAGTTAAGCTCATTTTGCTTTAG
- the Rbm12b gene encoding RNA-binding protein 12B isoform X3 has translation MAVVIRLLGLPFIAGPVDIRHFFKGLTIPDGGVHIIGGKVGEAFIIFATDEDARRAISRSGGFIKDSSVELFLSSKAEMQKTIEMKRTARGGRGRLGSGASGASSLYHFIDAMKEEESYSGYGSSINQDAGFHTNGTGLDIRPRKTRPLKAENPYLFLRGLPYLVNEDDVRVFFSGLCVDGVIFLKHHDGRNNGDAVVKFASCIDASGGLKCHRSFMGSRFIEVMQGSEQQWIEFGGNAAKGGDVPCMRAEEHSPSRGMNDRYFRKRTHSKSPRRTRSRSPLGFYLHLKNLSLSIDKRDLRNFFKDTDLTNEQIKFLYKDERRTRYAFVMFKNLKDYNTALGLHKTVLQYRPVFIDPISRKQMVKFIECYEKKRPGSVEKGRPGRVSQKFFEEGYSGQKLYIYIRNFPFDVTKVEVQKFFVDFSLVENDIYLLYDDKGVGLGEALVRFKSEEQAMKAERLNRRRFLGTEVLLRLISEVQMQEFGVNFSFMCNEKTQACSQSHNRDDHSRLFDLKDSPLCSLGRSESVGYQPEDLRHPHRYFQQSDKRPLEDFRHSPEDFRHSPEDYRHPQEEHIRCSREEAWRRPLEDWRWSPEDDFRHSHEKDFRQLPEDDFTFSWEDFRRPPQEHFRRPSQEHFRRPPQEHFRLSREEYFRHMVDEDYRHPSDEDFRTQEEDLRCPTDEDFRQVSGEDLREVSEDSLRVPDSFRSPGEEFWTSPDFRDHHPFMNFGHLEGGKFDFGKHNIGCVPEGRFMPDLKLNCSSGRITPVKIMNLPFKANANEILDFFHGYKVIPDSVSIQYNEQGLPIGEAIIAMINYNEAIAAIKELNGRPVGPRKVKLILL, from the coding sequence ATGGCTGTAGTCATCCGTTTACTGGGGCTTCCTTTTATTGCGGGGCCTGTGGATATCCGTCACTTCTTCAAGGGATTGACTATTCCTGATGGAGGAGTGCATATAATTGGAGGGAAAGTTGGGgaggcttttattatttttgcaacaGATGAAGATGCGAGACGTGCCATAAGTCGTTCAGGAGGGTTTATCAAGGATTCATCTGTAGAGCTTTTTCTTAGTAGCAAGGCAGAAATGCAGAAGACCATAGAAATGAAAAGAACTGCTCGTGGAGGAAGAGGGCGACTGGGATCAGGGGCATCAGGGGCTAGCAGCCTGTACCATTTTATTGATGCTATGAAGGAAGAGGAGAGTTATTCTGGATATGGCTCTTCAATTAATCAAGATGCTGGGTTTCATACTAATGGTACAGGACTTGATATAAGGCCAAGAAAGACCAGGCCATTGAAGGCTGAGAACCCTTACTTGTTTCTACGAGGTTTGCCTTACTTAGTAAATGAAGATGATGTACgtgtctttttttctggtttgtgtGTGGATGGAGTAATTTTCTTAAAACATCATGATGGCCGAAATAATGGTGATGCTGTAGTAAAATTTGCATCATGTATTGATGCTTCAGGAGGTCTTAAATGCCATAGAAGTTTCATGGGTTCAAGATTTATAGAAGTAATGCAGGGCTCAGAACAACAGTGGATTGAATTTGGTGGTAATGCAGCTAAGGGTGGTGATGTTCCTTGTATGAGAGCTGAAGAACATTCTCCGTCAAGAGGCATGAATGATAGATATTTTCGAAAACGGACTCATTCAAAATCTCCTAGAAGAACACGTTCTCGCTCTCCTCTTGGATTTTATCTTCACTTAAAAAATCTGTCCTTAAGCATTGACAAAAGAGATTTaagaaatttctttaaagataCTGATTTGACTAATGAACAGATTAAGTTTTTATATAAAGATGAAAGAAGAACACGGTATGCCTTTGTGATGTTCAAGAATCTGAAAGACTATAATACTGCCCTGGGTTTGCATAAGACTGTTTTACAATATCGTCCAGTTTTTATTGATCCAATTTCTAGAAAGCAAATGGTGAAATTCATTGAATGTTATGAAAAGAAGAGACCAGGGTCGGTAGAGAAAGGAAGGCCTGGACGTGTTTCACAAAAGTTCTTTGAAGAAGGCTACTCTGGTCAGAAGCTGTACATATATATAAGAAACTTTCCATTTGATGTTACAAAAGTTGAAGTGCAGAAGTTCTTTGTAGACTTTTCCCTTGTTGAGAATGacatttatttgctttatgaTGACAAGGGAGTTGGTTTGGGAGAAGCACTGGTGAGATTTAAATCAGAAGAACAGGCCATGAAAGCTGAACGTTTAAACCGCAGAAGATTCTTAGGGACAGAGGTGTTGTTAAGACTTATATCTGAGGTACAAATGCAGGAGTTTGGCGtaaatttttcctttatgtgCAATGAGAAAACACAAGCCTGTTCCCAGTCACACAATAGAGATGACCATTCCCGTCTGTTTGACCTAAAAGACTCACCATTATGTTCACTGGGCCGGTCTGAAAGCGTTGGTTACCAGCCAGAAGACTTAAGGCATCCCCACAGGTATTTCCAACAGTCTGACAAGCGCCCTCTAGAAGACTTCCGACACTCTCCTGAGGACTTCCGACACTCCCCAGAAGACTACAGACACCCCCAGGAGGAACACATCAGGTGCTCAAGGGAGGAAGCCTGGAGACGGCCTCTAGAGGATTGGAGATGGTCACCAGAAGATGACTTCAGGCACTCTCATGAGAAAGATTTTAGGCAGCTGCCAGAGGATGATTTCACATTCTCTTGGGAGGACTTCAGACGGCCACCTCAGGAGCACTTCAGGAGACCATCCCAGGAGCACTTTAGAAGGCCACCCCAAGAACATTTCCGGCTTTCCAGAGAGGAGTATTTCAGGCATATGGTAGATGAAGACTATAGGCACCCTTCTGATGAGGACTTCAGGACCCAAGAAGAAGATCTGAGATGTCCCACTGATGAGGACTTCAGGCAGGTCTCTGGGGAGGACCTCAGGGAAGTATCAGAGGACAGCCTTAGAGTTCCTGATAGTTTTAGATCTCCTGGTGAGGAATTTTGGACCTCACCTGATTTCAGAGATCACCATCCTTTTATGAACTTTGGTCACTTAGAAGGTGGCAAGTTTGATTTTGGAAAGCATAATATAGGATGTGTTCCTGAGGGAAGATTTATGCCTGATCTAAAATTAAATTGTAGTTCAGGTAGAATAACTCCTGTTAAGATCATGAATCTTCCATTTAAAGCTAATGCTAATGAAATTTTAGACTTTTTCCATGGTTATAAAGTCATACCTGACTCAGTTTCAATACAGTATAATGAGCAAGGGTTACCTATAGGAGAAGCcattattgctatgataaattaTAATGAAGCTATAGCTGCTATTAAAGAACTAAATGGTAGACCAGTTGGTCCCCGCAAAGTTAAGCTCATTTTGCTTTAG